A portion of the Cellulophaga algicola DSM 14237 genome contains these proteins:
- a CDS encoding fibronectin type III domain-containing protein, translating into MKLHYNRYLKNAFFLVFLILASSLWGQGGAFPVQIIPQVTPPPPIYLSHYADASTINSPLRVQIILNDLNIQNREVRLKTYFQGGGISFQSNDFVTGSSSLFLEGGVPLILTNVELAPYFKFENITGISPNVYGNAIPEGTYQICFEVYDLATGNRLSSKSCATTVVFQNEPPFLISPRNKTNIAERNPQNIVFQWTPRSINVTNVEYELSLVEIWDTQIDPQAAFLSSPPIFQTTTTATTYVFGPSDPLLLSGKNYAWRIQAKAKQGTEEIGLFKNQGYSEIFSFSHASACDLPLGINHDVKGSTNANIFWDDFSTDVPEYTVRYRKNSSPSGESEGEWFFNKTTSNTTSLWDLKAGTTYEYQIQKKCAVTKSDWSITKQFTTHIADNEESVYECGITPDFSLSNTDPLEALTKGEKFTAGDFPIHVLEVSGSKGRFTGKGYVTIPYLNSIRVGVEFTNILINTDKQLAEGTVITMFDPDLKNILDVDDAIETVGNVAEAVGEPFEGDNDLDEIHVNWDIDPDKDIKIEDGILIITNPANKATETSPLGDDKVIVDKSGQTYHIDAEGKITKGEKIDPSGGVTNGNVTGVSNKGEIEALTAKGIQVTFESDGIYGYDIMPTIENEKLNKEYTTIPDAEGGKYTLSHIAVEKEKAINVTAKVALSSTSEYNLSDLKFKTKVGELVRIMATSEDNNTITLNVTGHYTLESETIYAVVTQKQDTTKQLIAGAFTLAHFEDRAINIVLVSIDKAPLPDTAEIARIFKKGVATLNFETTTASLNGTNLLGDDDRLQIADNAWLNAYNEEQNSVLNHIKSQIENFDKNKYYVLIFNKDFKTSRSIAGFMPLQRQFGFVFNGALATGEESKGDLTAVTAHELGHGIFALQHPFTEYGTEEKATDWLMDYKDGAIDLNHMNWAQMHNPALKFYVFQDEEDGEYEPWKYLSTSNILASIPENLIDVTITGASFISRGGIIFSLPQNTKDLTFFDNGTLYAFTIEGIRYVSCTDSTTETKFKGYSEDCGKVDDYKDRITQSLDFSTTIKTYYAKGNKGDCAEISIFEGAYTGARVSSTNDGISASTNSFKTFEDVVSNISQKETIKTGLFSCLKNKDLKTIYKYVEYKFPDYKNLDSLFTRLNKLNNVSLSGFLADSIPSIQKQTFNVKFNIAEENSVIFFKESLDNYLKGKSDSEISDINLKIDLTINGRDLFDISTGKDILNCVLNWDNSFQPENSFLPACIWYNVETDFKYATIDPAFQIGIADGGIITVTDIAKLIDTGINISQAYTFGLLLLPEDELENEITRLLEVLAKIQANVSVQSVKAIDPTEITTYLMKLKASKGAFDIYQNIQSSFAKSSTSFAVKQLLDVLKTENPEKFESWQDWIKTNDIKVVAEITQNQQLLRDNFIKGLEFLELLTNPAHDAVRDQLLVTIVDEIDNYFTTISETNSVARYYQGKIAFQVISEVAIAVSTSGGGNIATLLSKAGNLSTKTIRLSTRIALKKFKKIGKLSFRKKGDLLLDDDVIAKILANESLELNIEKLPNTININETQKLDEILDTDYILTDKTEGSGKLTFVEKDGEKYVVVDDVSGLAKKVGKSVDELTGSVDEWVGLQRSMTTSNNQRRQFNTATVVYNKSTGKYYYGANKGIVKSGSDIHPTLANKLPAESTNGYKLGNCAECDGVNQALNDGANWSDLQMHTRGIQWDTGATFPKPLCSNCDITFDGIEIIQ; encoded by the coding sequence ATGAAATTGCATTATAATCGGTATTTAAAAAACGCATTTTTTTTAGTGTTTCTAATTTTAGCTTCTTCCCTATGGGGACAGGGAGGCGCATTTCCTGTTCAAATAATTCCGCAGGTAACACCACCGCCACCTATATACCTATCTCATTATGCAGATGCGAGTACTATAAATAGTCCGCTGCGGGTGCAGATTATATTAAACGATTTAAATATTCAAAATAGAGAAGTCCGACTAAAAACCTATTTCCAAGGGGGCGGAATATCTTTTCAAAGTAATGATTTTGTCACCGGAAGCAGCTCGCTTTTTTTAGAAGGTGGTGTACCCCTCATTTTAACCAATGTGGAGCTTGCGCCCTACTTTAAGTTTGAAAATATTACCGGCATATCTCCTAATGTCTACGGAAATGCAATCCCAGAAGGTACCTATCAAATTTGTTTTGAAGTCTACGATCTTGCCACAGGCAACAGATTGTCCTCTAAAAGTTGTGCAACCACCGTCGTTTTTCAAAATGAACCTCCTTTTCTTATTTCACCCCGGAACAAAACCAATATTGCAGAAAGAAATCCGCAAAATATTGTTTTTCAATGGACGCCACGTAGTATCAATGTCACCAATGTGGAATATGAGTTAAGCCTTGTAGAAATTTGGGATACGCAAATAGATCCGCAAGCTGCTTTTTTAAGCTCCCCTCCTATTTTTCAAACCACCACCACTGCCACTACTTATGTATTTGGCCCTAGTGACCCGCTATTATTATCAGGAAAAAATTACGCTTGGCGTATACAAGCAAAAGCAAAACAAGGTACCGAAGAGATTGGCTTGTTTAAAAACCAAGGCTATAGCGAGATATTTTCTTTTAGCCATGCCAGCGCTTGTGATTTACCCTTAGGCATTAACCATGACGTAAAAGGAAGTACAAATGCGAATATATTTTGGGATGATTTTTCCACAGACGTTCCGGAATATACAGTGCGCTACCGCAAGAACTCTTCCCCATCGGGGGAGTCGGAGGGGGAATGGTTTTTTAATAAAACTACTTCGAATACAACTTCGCTTTGGGATTTAAAAGCGGGTACTACCTATGAATACCAAATTCAGAAAAAATGTGCAGTTACCAAAAGTGATTGGAGCATCACCAAACAATTTACTACCCATATTGCAGATAATGAAGAGAGCGTATATGAGTGTGGTATTACTCCAGATTTTAGCCTCAGCAATACAGATCCTTTAGAAGCATTAACAAAAGGTGAAAAATTTACAGCAGGCGATTTTCCTATCCACGTTTTAGAAGTAAGTGGCAGTAAAGGCAGGTTTACAGGAAAAGGGTATGTTACTATTCCTTATTTAAATAGCATCAGGGTAGGGGTAGAATTTACCAACATTCTAATCAATACAGACAAGCAACTAGCAGAAGGCACTGTGATCACCATGTTTGACCCTGATCTTAAAAATATCTTGGATGTAGATGATGCTATTGAAACCGTTGGGAATGTTGCCGAGGCGGTGGGCGAACCTTTTGAAGGAGATAATGACCTTGATGAAATACACGTAAACTGGGATATTGATCCTGATAAAGACATTAAAATTGAAGATGGGATTTTAATCATTACCAACCCAGCAAACAAAGCAACAGAAACAAGTCCGTTAGGAGATGATAAAGTTATCGTAGATAAATCTGGACAAACCTACCATATAGATGCAGAAGGTAAAATTACCAAAGGCGAAAAAATAGACCCAAGTGGCGGGGTAACTAATGGAAATGTTACCGGAGTTTCAAACAAGGGCGAAATAGAAGCCCTAACCGCGAAAGGCATTCAAGTAACTTTTGAATCTGACGGTATTTATGGTTATGATATAATGCCAACTATTGAGAATGAAAAGCTCAATAAAGAATACACCACTATTCCCGATGCTGAAGGAGGTAAGTATACGCTATCTCATATTGCCGTAGAAAAAGAAAAAGCTATAAATGTTACTGCCAAAGTAGCATTATCTTCTACTTCAGAATACAATTTATCTGATTTAAAATTTAAAACAAAAGTTGGTGAATTAGTACGTATAATGGCTACCAGCGAAGACAACAACACAATTACTCTTAATGTTACGGGGCATTATACCTTAGAGAGTGAAACAATATATGCTGTAGTAACTCAAAAACAAGATACTACCAAGCAATTAATTGCCGGCGCTTTTACACTAGCTCATTTTGAAGATAGGGCTATAAATATTGTACTCGTTTCTATAGACAAAGCTCCCTTGCCTGATACTGCCGAAATAGCTAGAATTTTCAAAAAAGGGGTTGCTACTTTAAATTTTGAAACAACCACTGCTTCCTTAAATGGCACAAATTTATTAGGTGATGATGACAGATTGCAGATTGCTGACAATGCTTGGCTTAATGCCTATAATGAAGAGCAAAATAGTGTTCTAAATCATATTAAATCACAGATAGAAAATTTTGATAAGAATAAATATTATGTCTTAATATTTAATAAAGATTTTAAAACTTCAAGATCTATTGCTGGTTTTATGCCACTACAACGCCAATTTGGCTTTGTATTTAACGGAGCTTTAGCCACTGGCGAAGAGTCTAAAGGCGACCTCACTGCTGTTACAGCTCATGAGCTAGGCCATGGTATTTTTGCTCTCCAACATCCATTTACAGAATACGGGACTGAAGAAAAAGCTACGGACTGGTTAATGGACTATAAAGATGGCGCCATTGACTTAAACCACATGAACTGGGCGCAAATGCATAATCCTGCCTTGAAATTTTATGTGTTTCAAGATGAGGAGGATGGGGAGTATGAACCATGGAAATATCTATCAACTAGTAATATTTTAGCTAGTATCCCGGAAAATTTAATTGATGTCACTATAACGGGTGCTAGTTTTATTTCACGTGGTGGAATAATTTTCTCACTACCTCAAAATACAAAAGATCTAACTTTTTTTGATAATGGAACATTATATGCTTTTACAATTGAAGGTATTCGCTATGTTTCATGTACAGATTCAACAACTGAAACAAAATTTAAGGGCTACAGTGAAGATTGTGGTAAAGTCGATGATTATAAAGACAGGATTACACAAAGTTTAGATTTTAGCACTACTATTAAAACGTACTATGCAAAAGGTAATAAAGGAGATTGTGCTGAAATCTCAATCTTCGAGGGAGCTTATACTGGTGCTCGTGTTAGTAGCACAAATGATGGTATCAGTGCTTCTACTAATTCCTTTAAAACTTTTGAAGATGTAGTCTCAAACATAAGTCAAAAAGAGACGATCAAGACAGGATTATTTAGCTGTTTAAAAAATAAAGATTTAAAGACTATCTATAAATATGTAGAATATAAATTTCCAGATTACAAGAATCTTGACTCACTTTTCACACGTTTAAACAAGCTTAACAACGTTTCTCTTTCTGGTTTTTTAGCAGATTCAATACCTAGTATTCAAAAACAAACTTTCAATGTCAAGTTTAATATTGCAGAAGAAAATTCGGTTATTTTCTTTAAAGAATCATTAGACAATTATTTAAAAGGAAAATCTGATAGTGAAATTTCAGATATTAATCTGAAAATAGATTTAACCATAAACGGTAGGGATTTATTTGATATTTCTACAGGAAAAGACATCTTAAATTGTGTTTTAAATTGGGATAATTCCTTTCAACCAGAAAATTCTTTTCTACCTGCTTGTATATGGTATAATGTAGAAACAGATTTTAAATATGCTACAATTGATCCGGCTTTTCAAATTGGTATTGCTGATGGTGGTATAATTACAGTCACTGACATTGCAAAATTAATTGACACAGGTATTAACATATCACAAGCATATACGTTTGGTTTATTATTGCTTCCAGAAGATGAATTAGAAAATGAGATTACTCGTTTATTAGAAGTTTTAGCTAAAATACAAGCAAATGTATCAGTACAGTCTGTAAAAGCTATTGATCCTACGGAAATCACAACCTATTTGATGAAGTTAAAGGCTAGTAAAGGTGCTTTTGATATTTATCAAAATATTCAAAGTTCTTTTGCAAAATCCAGTACTTCTTTTGCTGTGAAACAGCTTTTAGATGTTCTTAAAACAGAAAATCCTGAAAAATTTGAATCTTGGCAAGATTGGATAAAAACAAATGACATTAAAGTTGTAGCTGAGATTACCCAAAACCAACAATTACTAAGAGATAATTTCATAAAGGGTTTAGAGTTTTTAGAACTATTAACCAATCCAGCACATGATGCTGTTAGAGATCAATTATTAGTTACTATTGTTGATGAAATTGATAATTATTTCACCACTATTAGTGAAACTAATAGCGTGGCTCGTTATTATCAAGGTAAAATTGCTTTTCAAGTTATTTCAGAAGTAGCAATTGCAGTATCAACTAGTGGTGGTGGTAATATTGCAACTTTATTATCAAAAGCAGGCAATCTTTCTACAAAAACAATAAGATTATCAACAAGAATAGCACTTAAAAAATTTAAAAAAATAGGAAAATTATCCTTTAGAAAAAAAGGAGATTTATTACTTGACGATGATGTTATTGCCAAAATACTTGCTAATGAATCTTTAGAATTAAATATAGAAAAGCTACCAAATACCATAAATATAAACGAGACTCAAAAATTAGATGAAATTCTCGATACTGATTATATTTTAACAGATAAAACTGAAGGTTCTGGTAAATTAACTTTTGTCGAAAAAGATGGTGAAAAATATGTTGTAGTTGATGATGTTAGTGGATTGGCTAAAAAGGTGGGGAAATCGGTTGATGAGTTAACTGGCTCAGTTGATGAATGGGTTGGGTTACAACGTTCGATGACAACATCTAATAATCAACGCAGGCAATTTAATACAGCCACAGTAGTATATAATAAAAGTACTGGTAAATATTATTACGGAGCAAATAAAGGTATTGTTAAGTCAGGAAGTGATATTCACCCTACATTAGCAAATAAATTACCTGCGGAGTCAACTAATGGATATAAATTAGGTAATTGTGCAGAGTGTGATGGGGTTAATCAAGCATTAAATGACGGTGCTAATTGGTCAGATTTACAAATGCATACAAGGGGAATTCAATGGGACACAGGGGCTACTTTCCCAAAACCATTATGTTCAAATTGTGATATAACTTTTGATGGAATTGAAATAATACAATAA
- a CDS encoding endonuclease domain-containing protein produces MSKKRNYIISNPKLKAYARQLRNNSTLAEVLLWQKIKRKALGVGFHRQVPINEFIVDFYCHEIQLAIEIDGSSHDTQYDYDYRRQNILETKGVECIRFEDIAIKKELFSVLLALESKVEQLIKHES; encoded by the coding sequence ATGAGCAAAAAACGCAACTACATAATATCTAACCCTAAGCTAAAAGCTTATGCTAGGCAGTTGCGTAATAATAGCACTTTGGCTGAGGTGTTACTTTGGCAAAAAATAAAACGGAAAGCTTTGGGCGTTGGGTTTCATAGGCAAGTCCCTATTAACGAGTTTATAGTAGATTTTTATTGCCATGAAATCCAATTAGCCATTGAAATAGATGGCAGTAGCCACGATACCCAATACGATTACGATTATAGGCGGCAAAACATTTTAGAAACAAAAGGAGTTGAATGTATACGTTTTGAAGATATCGCAATAAAAAAAGAACTATTCAGTGTTTTACTGGCTTTAGAAAGTAAAGTAGAGCAGCTAATAAAACACGAATCATAA